The genomic segment GAAAACTATTGCAACTCAAGTTCGAGTACCACTACCTAATTCGAAAATGTCATCACAAAAACAAATTAATAAATTAGCTAATACAACCCAAAATAACAGTGCAGCACAAGTAAACAAAACTACTTCACAAGTAAGTGGAACTACTGATGTGGATAAGAGCCTTAAAGTAAAAAGAAATCAAAGTGCACCAGCAGTTTTAGCTCCACCTGTTGTTCTTAAAGAAGATTTATCTAAAGAAGAGGCTGAAAAGAAATCTAACCTCGATAAACAACAACAAGAAGAAAAAAAGGTGGAAGTGATAGACCCAGTAAAGTATTCTGACTTAAACGACGATTCTTTGGATGAGAAATCCGAAAAAGTACTTGTCAAAAGTGCTGAGGACGAAAAAGCACAAGAAACTTCTGGAAGTAATACTATCCTAATTATTTCTATTTTGGCTGGTAGTGTAATTGCCTTACTTATATTTATTAAAATTCTTAACGTAAGAAAATTAAATTAAATTCAAGTAGGATAAGGAGCTTCGCAATGGGGATTAGGTGTATTTTAATGGGAATGTGTTTGTTAGCGAGTATTGTAACTTTGCCAGTTGTCAGTGAGGTAAATTCTTGCGGTGGTAAAGGTGCAAAAGATCAGGCTGCATTCAATGTGCAAAATAAATCACCTAGCAAAAAAGGTTTGTAGGTAGAGCAACTTACAAAAACTGAAAATCACATGGATCTGTGGTTGTTCGAACAAGCGACAAAAATAGTTAATGATAGAACTAAAGAATTATATACACTAGGACTGTCAGAAGACGAAAAATCCAGAACTTGGAAAGAAGAAGTAAAAGATGTTACCGGAGAGAGATTAAAAGATGCTGAAGAAAGCTTAGCAGGATTTTTGATGAGTTGGTGGGACGAAACATCACAATAATAACTGTTGATAATTTAGCAACAACCACTCATTAACATTGGTTAATGAGTGGTTGTATTTCATGGAGCATTCTTGTAGCACATATTTATTTGTTAAAATTCATAAAGTAAGAAAAGAAGAATAAATTAATACATTAAATAAAACTTAAGTAGATTAAGGAGGATTACATGAAAATTAAAGGAATTTTAATGGGATTGTGTTTGTCGGCAAGTATTGTAGCATTGTCAGGAGCTGATGAAGCAAGTGCTTGTGGTGATGAAAGTGTAAAAGACCAAATTGCGCCGCATGATATTCAAAATAAATTACCTAGTAAATTAGGCTGGTCAGCAGAGCATCCTTCAAAAAATGAAATTAATACACATTTGTGGTTGTTTAATCAAGCAGAAAAAATACTTGCCAAAGATGTAACTGGTGCCCAACTTGATTTAGTAAGAGAATTAAAAAATTATAATAAAGAAATTGCTCAAGGAATATTTGATGCAGATCATAAAAACCCATATTATGATAAGAATACTTTTTTATCGCATTTTTATAATCCAAAAACTCATAAAACCTACATAGCGGGATTTCCTAATGCTAAAGATACAGGCACTAAATACTTTAATATTTCCATTGAAGAGTATCAAGATGGAAACTTTGAAAAAGCATTTTATAACTTAGGATTAGCAATACATTATTATACGGATATTAGTCAGCCGATGCATGCAAATAACTTTACGGCGCTTTCTCACCCGGTAGGATATCACTGCGCATATGAAAATTATGTGGACACATTTAAGCAAATTTTCCAGGCGTCCGCAGAGTCAGAAGCAAAGTGGTTCTGTACTGATGATGTAAGTGAATGGTTCCATGAAAATGCCAAAAGAGCACAAGCGGATTACCCAAAAATAGTTAATACTATAATTAAAAAATCTTATATACAAGGGCTTTCAGATTCTCAAAAAGATAGAACTTGGAAAAAAGCAGTAAGGGCTGCTACTGGAAAGAGACTAAGAGATTCTCAAGAAACATTAGCAGGACTTTTGGAATTTTGGTATACAAAAACAAATGAATAATAACTAATGCTAATTTAGTAACAACCACTCATTAACATTTGTTAATGAGTGGTTGTGTTTTATGGAGTATTCTTGTAGCACATGCTCAAGTAGAGGATTAATTTTACTCTGCGGAGGTGTGAAAAAAGGAGGCGTTAACATGAAATATATTGGAAATTTTATGGTAATTGCAATAGTTGTTTTTTTAAGTCTCAATATGAAGGTATTAGAAGCAAAGGCAGAAGAACCTGTATTTAAGGTCGATGCTTCAAGCTATACAGAAACAATACCTCGAGGTAACGGGTCGCTTGACATAGATATCAACAAAAAAGAAATCATTCGAACAGAATATAGTTTGACTTCATTTGAATCCACGCTCGACAAAGTTGATTTGCAAGTGACGCTAGACAAAAATTTATTTCATTTTGCAGAAGAACCGACTATTGAAGTAGAAACATTAGCATACCCTCAAACCACAAAAATAGAATATACCACAGATGGAATAAACTATCAGCAAACAAAACCGGCACTTAAAGACTTGGTTGGTTTTCGAGTGAGTTGTAATGGTGTTGATCCAGACTTGGCAGGGAAGACCCTTATGGTAAAGTGGGGAATAATGCCAAATGAGGATTTTTCGGACACGCAGTTAAATAAAGATATCACTCCATATGATGCAAGTTATTCCCAAAGTACTTTTAAACTACCAGATGGTCCGGTCTATTTAGTTAGAGGAGAAGATTCAGAAACCATCTTTGATCATCCAGCTTTACATATGAACTTTTTTAAAGAAGCTAGCCCGGTGAAAGTGAAATATGAAAATACTAATGGAACAGAAATTGCTGAAAATGACTTGATTTCTGGCAGAGTTGGCGATAACTATCAAACATCCAAAAAGAATATTCCGGATTGGGATTTTATTCGCGTAACCGGAGCTGAACAAGGCGTGTTGTCTTCTGAAACGCAAGAAGTAACCTATGTTTATCAACAAGTAAAAGGTGCTCCTGTGACGGTGAATTATCAAGATGTGAATGGTAAAATATTAGCCAAACCAACTGTTCTAAATGGTGCGATCAATTCAACTTACAAAACGAGTCCAGCCAAAATAGCTAATTGGCACGTCAAAGAAATCCGCAATAAAGAAACTGGTATTTTCAAGTCAACTGCACAACAAGTGACCTATATTTATGAAAAAAATAAAGCAGCTCCGGTCACTGTAAATTATGTTGATAATAATGGAAATATATTGGCTCCACCAGTTAAGAAAAATGGACTAGTAGGCGATAGTTATAAAATGGAAGCTGCCCAAATAGCTGGATGGCATGTGAAAAATATTGTTGGTAATGAATCCGGAGAATATACAACAGATCCACAAACGGTAAGCTACATTTATGAAGAAAATAATACTGATAAGAAAAAAGATAACGATCAAGGAATGGATAAAAAAGATCCGTTACAAGAAAAGCTTCCAAATACTGGAGATTCTTCAACAGATGGATTATTTGGTATCTTATTAGGCCTAATGATTATTACAACAGAAGTTCTTTATCTGTTTAAGTACAATCCTAAATAAAATATGAATAAGTGTTTTATGAAGAGGAGTCCTATGAAATGTATATGAAGGGGAAATTGATTGCTGTTCTCGTTATCCTTGCGATTTTGCTATGCTCGTTATTACTTTTTTTTATAGTAAAAGTAAATATTTGGAAAGAAAATACTATTAAACAAAATGACTCGGCACAAATACAATCAGTTAAATATATAGGAACTTGCAAGGCAGTAGATAGAAAAATGGAAATTAAGCTTTTTTCTGCGAAGACGAACTTGTTTCTGGAATCTGCTGAACGAAACGAAATTATTGATGGAACAGAAATAGATAGTAACAACAG from the Listeria seeligeri serovar 1/2b str. SLCC3954 genome contains:
- a CDS encoding phospholipase C/P1 nuclease family protein; protein product: MDLWLFEQATKIVNDRTKELYTLGLSEDEKSRTWKEEVKDVTGERLKDAEESLAGFLMSWWDETSQ
- a CDS encoding phospholipase C; translation: MKIKGILMGLCLSASIVALSGADEASACGDESVKDQIAPHDIQNKLPSKLGWSAEHPSKNEINTHLWLFNQAEKILAKDVTGAQLDLVRELKNYNKEIAQGIFDADHKNPYYDKNTFLSHFYNPKTHKTYIAGFPNAKDTGTKYFNISIEEYQDGNFEKAFYNLGLAIHYYTDISQPMHANNFTALSHPVGYHCAYENYVDTFKQIFQASAESEAKWFCTDDVSEWFHENAKRAQADYPKIVNTIIKKSYIQGLSDSQKDRTWKKAVRAATGKRLRDSQETLAGLLEFWYTKTNE
- a CDS encoding DUF5502 family protein (This small protein, a possible lipoprotein, is found in Listeria monocytogenes.) yields the protein MYMKGKLIAVLVILAILLCSLLLFFIVKVNIWKENTIKQNDSAQIQSVKYIGTCKAVDRKMEIKLFSAKTNLFLESAERNEIIDGTEIDSNNREVFIIIMSEKESGIFQKNGLKY
- a CDS encoding MucBP domain-containing protein produces the protein MKYIGNFMVIAIVVFLSLNMKVLEAKAEEPVFKVDASSYTETIPRGNGSLDIDINKKEIIRTEYSLTSFESTLDKVDLQVTLDKNLFHFAEEPTIEVETLAYPQTTKIEYTTDGINYQQTKPALKDLVGFRVSCNGVDPDLAGKTLMVKWGIMPNEDFSDTQLNKDITPYDASYSQSTFKLPDGPVYLVRGEDSETIFDHPALHMNFFKEASPVKVKYENTNGTEIAENDLISGRVGDNYQTSKKNIPDWDFIRVTGAEQGVLSSETQEVTYVYQQVKGAPVTVNYQDVNGKILAKPTVLNGAINSTYKTSPAKIANWHVKEIRNKETGIFKSTAQQVTYIYEKNKAAPVTVNYVDNNGNILAPPVKKNGLVGDSYKMEAAQIAGWHVKNIVGNESGEYTTDPQTVSYIYEENNTDKKKDNDQGMDKKDPLQEKLPNTGDSSTDGLFGILLGLMIITTEVLYLFKYNPK